One part of the Desulfonema ishimotonii genome encodes these proteins:
- a CDS encoding coiled-coil domain-containing protein codes for MKRQIAVILICILLFLWPASDSIVYGQTPEPPVVIPHGETVQEPSGLDTLKTLILSRQELEEQIRAKKRQYRSTRNKEEQAEIREILDRLEEQEAVLERNIERVATNVDVEAFQTKSDENFNWEDEIVELIEPFVHELKKMTERPRQIEKLRAQISFYENRLEMIRRAIQNIEKVSLQVEKNAQLTKELKHLKKSWENKQTIYSDQLKVTRYQLDELLRHKQSLWDSGQKLLKVFFKTRGRNLAFSLLGFVVVFFLMRVLHKSIYRYSPIHHKEKRTFLIRLSDVLYYVLTFLGATGALLAVLYLSGDWLLLSIAIIFLFGLVWTAKTGIPRFWKQIQLMLNLGAVRENERMMFNGVPWRVVSLNIYARLENPAFFPAMIRVPLQDIVQLNSRPYSKNEPWFPCNIGDWVILADGTRGEAVSQTQEMVQLILRGGSRKTYQTQDFLGLSPVNISGSFRLKIVFGFDYAHQSVITGEIPSRLTAALKQGVEKAGYGDHMIQLRVETEGAGASSLDLLVIADFRGAVAALYNVLRRLIQKIIIDACTENGWGIPFPQLTLHTVHVPDTRMADRLRQKTEK; via the coding sequence ATGAAAAGGCAGATTGCCGTTATTCTGATATGCATCCTTCTCTTTTTATGGCCTGCAAGCGACAGCATTGTGTATGGCCAGACCCCGGAACCGCCCGTTGTCATCCCCCATGGGGAGACTGTGCAGGAGCCATCCGGCCTGGATACGCTGAAAACGCTGATCCTTTCGCGGCAGGAGCTTGAGGAGCAGATCAGAGCGAAAAAACGCCAGTACCGTTCAACGCGGAACAAGGAAGAACAGGCCGAAATCAGAGAGATACTCGACAGGCTGGAAGAACAGGAGGCTGTTCTTGAAAGGAACATCGAACGGGTGGCCACCAACGTGGATGTTGAGGCGTTTCAGACGAAATCCGATGAAAATTTCAACTGGGAAGACGAAATCGTGGAGCTGATTGAGCCATTCGTTCATGAATTGAAAAAAATGACGGAACGGCCCCGCCAGATCGAAAAGCTCCGGGCGCAGATCTCCTTTTATGAAAATCGTCTTGAGATGATCCGGAGGGCCATACAGAATATAGAAAAGGTATCGCTTCAGGTCGAAAAGAATGCGCAACTGACAAAAGAGCTGAAGCATCTGAAAAAGAGCTGGGAAAACAAGCAGACGATCTATTCTGATCAGCTTAAAGTGACCCGGTATCAGCTGGACGAGCTGTTGCGGCACAAACAGTCCCTCTGGGATTCCGGCCAGAAGCTTCTTAAAGTATTTTTTAAAACGCGCGGACGGAATCTCGCCTTTTCACTGCTGGGCTTTGTCGTCGTTTTTTTTCTGATGCGTGTGCTGCATAAATCCATATACCGGTACAGCCCCATCCACCATAAGGAGAAACGCACATTTCTCATCCGTCTGTCAGATGTGCTGTATTATGTGCTGACGTTCCTTGGCGCAACCGGGGCATTGCTGGCCGTACTCTATCTCTCCGGCGACTGGCTGCTGCTGAGTATTGCCATTATATTTTTATTCGGTCTGGTGTGGACCGCCAAAACCGGTATTCCCCGCTTCTGGAAGCAGATTCAGCTCATGCTCAACCTGGGGGCTGTCCGGGAAAATGAACGGATGATGTTTAACGGTGTGCCGTGGCGGGTGGTGTCCCTGAACATATATGCCCGGCTGGAGAACCCGGCCTTTTTCCCCGCAATGATCCGGGTTCCGCTTCAGGATATTGTACAACTGAATTCAAGGCCTTACAGTAAGAATGAACCCTGGTTTCCCTGCAACATCGGGGACTGGGTCATCCTGGCAGACGGCACACGGGGAGAGGCGGTCAGCCAGACCCAGGAAATGGTTCAGCTGATACTTCGCGGGGGTAGCCGGAAGACCTATCAGACGCAGGATTTTCTGGGATTAAGCCCTGTTAATATTTCGGGAAGTTTCCGGCTGAAGATCGTCTTCGGGTTTGATTATGCCCACCAGTCCGTTATTACCGGGGAGATACCATCGCGTCTGACAGCGGCGTTGAAACAGGGAGTGGAAAAGGCCGGGTATGGCGACCATATGATTCAGCTCCGGGTGGAGACCGAAGGGGCAGGGGCCTCCTCGCTGGATCTTCTGGTTATCGCGGATTTCAGGGGAGCGGTGGCGGCGCTCTATAACGTACTCCGCCGTCTGATTCAGAAGATTATCATTGACGCCTGTACCGAAAACGGATGGGGCATCCCCTTCCCGCAACTGACGCTTCACACCGTCCATGTGCCGGATACCCGGATGGCAGACCGTCTTCGTCAGAAAACTGAAAAATAA
- a CDS encoding 3'(2'),5'-bisphosphate nucleotidase, which yields MPYEKELEIALNAVKKASALCRRAQMTLVKSEAVAKKDRSPVTIADFGSQAVVTLSLMAAFPGDFIVGEEDAGILRENAGLRQKVCALVEEQAGPVSADQMMDAIDQGACTPDFSGRFWTVDPIDGTKGFLREEQYAIALALVENGQVVLGVLGCPDFPGDEGENGGLFFAVRGGGTFMLPGNAQVRQKIAADRIKDSRDARFCESVESAHAAHDVHARIAEALGIKAQPLRMDSQAKYGAVACGLASVYLRLPRSSAYREKIWDHAAGVIIVEEAGGRVTDFSGNPLDFSTGRTLEKNVGILATNTFLHDDVLKAIRAVQSEG from the coding sequence ATGCCTTACGAAAAAGAATTGGAAATCGCCCTGAATGCTGTAAAAAAAGCATCTGCGCTTTGCCGCAGGGCGCAGATGACGCTGGTGAAATCCGAAGCTGTTGCAAAAAAAGACCGTTCGCCGGTGACGATCGCGGATTTCGGCAGCCAGGCTGTTGTCACCCTTTCCCTCATGGCCGCTTTTCCAGGCGATTTTATTGTGGGCGAGGAGGATGCCGGGATTCTGAGGGAAAACGCCGGGCTTCGGCAAAAAGTCTGTGCCCTTGTCGAAGAACAGGCCGGACCGGTCTCAGCAGATCAGATGATGGATGCCATTGATCAGGGGGCCTGCACACCGGATTTCTCAGGCCGCTTCTGGACCGTGGACCCCATTGACGGAACCAAGGGCTTTCTCCGGGAAGAGCAGTATGCCATTGCCCTGGCCCTGGTGGAAAACGGGCAGGTGGTTCTCGGGGTTCTGGGGTGTCCCGATTTTCCGGGAGATGAGGGGGAAAATGGCGGCCTTTTCTTCGCTGTCCGGGGCGGGGGCACATTTATGCTGCCCGGAAATGCACAGGTCCGGCAGAAAATCGCAGCCGACCGGATTAAGGATTCGCGGGATGCCCGCTTTTGCGAATCGGTTGAAAGCGCCCATGCGGCGCACGATGTCCACGCCCGGATCGCGGAGGCTCTGGGCATAAAAGCCCAGCCGCTCCGCATGGACAGTCAGGCCAAATACGGGGCTGTGGCGTGCGGGCTGGCGTCCGTCTACCTGCGGCTTCCCAGAAGCAGCGCATACCGGGAAAAGATCTGGGATCACGCGGCCGGCGTGATCATTGTCGAAGAGGCCGGGGGGCGGGTGACGGATTTCAGCGGCAATCCGCTCGATTTTTCAACGGGCAGGACGCTGGAAAAGAACGTGGGAATTCTCGCCACCAACACCTTTCTGCACGACGATGTGCTGAAGGCGATCCGGGCCGTTCAGTCCGAGGGCTGA
- the dat gene encoding D-amino-acid transaminase has product MHVYFNGDMMPKNEVSISPDDRGFIFGDGVYEVIVAYDGRFFRADAHFERLRRSLRALKIQEPDMAALRAIPEKLLRANNLEEGEATVYLQITRGAAPRKHPFPDKDTPVTVYGFASRFVADESAWEDGVKVISVPDIRWMRCDIKSVSLLPNVLASQQAKENNAKEAIFVRDGAITEGAHTSFAAIFDGCFVTYPETHYILPGITRTVAIGLCREFNIPVREFPILENELKDADECMLLGTTTEVMPVVQVDDRMVGDGRPGPVTRKLQNALRKLIRN; this is encoded by the coding sequence ATGCACGTCTATTTTAACGGCGATATGATGCCGAAAAATGAGGTCAGCATATCGCCGGATGACCGGGGGTTTATTTTTGGTGACGGCGTTTACGAGGTGATTGTCGCCTATGACGGAAGATTTTTCAGGGCAGATGCGCATTTTGAACGGCTGCGCCGAAGCCTGCGCGCGCTGAAGATTCAGGAACCGGATATGGCAGCCCTTCGCGCCATACCGGAGAAACTGCTCAGAGCGAACAATCTGGAAGAGGGAGAGGCCACGGTCTACCTTCAGATTACGCGGGGGGCGGCCCCCCGGAAGCACCCGTTCCCGGACAAAGACACGCCGGTGACGGTGTATGGGTTTGCATCGCGATTTGTTGCGGACGAATCCGCATGGGAAGACGGTGTGAAAGTGATCTCCGTTCCCGATATCCGCTGGATGCGCTGCGACATCAAGTCGGTGTCCCTGCTGCCCAATGTCCTTGCCAGCCAGCAGGCAAAGGAGAACAACGCCAAAGAGGCGATTTTTGTCCGGGACGGCGCCATCACCGAAGGCGCTCACACCAGCTTTGCGGCCATATTCGACGGCTGCTTTGTCACCTATCCCGAAACGCATTATATCCTGCCCGGCATTACCCGGACCGTCGCAATCGGCCTGTGCCGCGAGTTCAATATTCCCGTCAGAGAATTTCCCATCCTGGAGAACGAGTTGAAAGATGCGGATGAATGTATGCTGCTGGGGACGACGACCGAAGTCATGCCGGTGGTTCAGGTGGATGACCGGATGGTGGGCGACGGCAGGCCGGGGCCGGTGACCCGGAAATTACAGAACGCGCTTCGGAAACTGATTCGCAACTGA
- a CDS encoding L-serine ammonia-lyase, whose translation MGEYIKTSVFDVFKTGPGPSSSHTIGPMKAALDFRHSVQDILSDTTLNDAAVDVCLYGSLSLTGEGHGTHKAVLGGLMGWAPETCDCDRLLALLDEPGRTYEITFAENPEKKILFTAANIHFEGNDDSLPFQNTVRFRLSEAGETVLEKEYYSVGGGFIRCKGEAEAERPDPPYGYSDMNGLRKQMRRTGLSLSEIMLSNEAAITGKSRDKIFAGLDDLIGIMCGAVENGLKTDGILPGPIGLMRKAQVLYKNSAKLEPGNGLLLGHLNAFAMAASEENAAGRKVVTAPTSGAAGVIPGIIFLLKTHYKAGLPQLRDGMLAAAAIAFIAKHNASIAGAEVGCQGEVGVASSMAAAFVAHANGLSMKQVENAAEIALEHHLGMTCDPVGGYVQIPCIERNAVGAVTAINAYILAAAGDPARQKVTFDEVVEAMMETGRDMSKKYKETSRGGLAVCCVSC comes from the coding sequence ATGGGTGAATATATAAAGACGTCCGTATTTGATGTGTTTAAAACCGGGCCGGGGCCTTCCAGCTCCCACACCATCGGGCCGATGAAAGCCGCTCTCGATTTTCGCCACTCCGTTCAGGACATCCTGTCCGATACGACACTGAATGATGCGGCTGTGGATGTCTGTCTTTACGGCTCTCTGAGTCTGACCGGGGAGGGCCACGGCACTCATAAGGCCGTGCTGGGGGGACTGATGGGCTGGGCCCCTGAAACGTGCGACTGTGACCGCCTGCTGGCGCTTCTGGATGAGCCCGGCAGGACATATGAGATCACATTTGCTGAAAACCCGGAAAAGAAGATCCTGTTCACTGCCGCCAACATTCATTTTGAGGGCAATGACGATTCACTGCCCTTTCAGAACACGGTCCGTTTCCGGCTTTCGGAGGCCGGAGAAACCGTGCTTGAAAAGGAATATTACTCTGTCGGCGGGGGATTTATCAGGTGCAAGGGAGAAGCGGAAGCGGAAAGGCCCGACCCGCCCTATGGGTACAGCGATATGAACGGACTGAGAAAACAGATGCGCAGGACCGGCCTTTCCCTGAGTGAAATCATGCTCAGCAATGAGGCGGCCATTACCGGCAAATCCCGTGATAAGATCTTTGCCGGACTTGACGACCTGATCGGGATCATGTGCGGCGCGGTTGAAAACGGCCTGAAGACAGACGGGATTCTGCCGGGCCCCATCGGCCTGATGCGGAAAGCACAGGTGCTGTATAAAAATTCCGCCAAGCTGGAGCCGGGCAACGGTCTGCTGCTGGGCCATCTGAACGCATTTGCCATGGCGGCCTCCGAGGAAAATGCGGCGGGCCGCAAGGTCGTGACAGCCCCGACATCCGGCGCTGCCGGCGTAATTCCCGGTATCATCTTTCTTCTGAAGACGCATTACAAGGCAGGCCTCCCCCAATTACGGGATGGTATGCTGGCGGCTGCCGCCATTGCCTTTATCGCAAAACACAATGCCAGTATCGCCGGCGCCGAGGTCGGCTGCCAGGGAGAGGTCGGCGTGGCCTCCTCCATGGCTGCGGCCTTTGTCGCCCATGCCAACGGACTTTCAATGAAGCAGGTTGAAAATGCGGCTGAAATCGCCCTTGAACACCATCTGGGGATGACGTGTGATCCGGTGGGGGGCTATGTGCAGATCCCGTGCATTGAACGGAATGCCGTGGGCGCGGTCACGGCGATCAATGCCTATATTCTGGCCGCAGCCGGAGATCCGGCCCGGCAGAAGGTCACATTTGACGAGGTGGTCGAGGCAATGATGGAGACGGGCCGCGACATGTCAAAAAAATACAAGGAAACATCCCGTGGCGGCCTGGCCGTATGCTGCGTGTCATGCTGA
- a CDS encoding dicarboxylate/amino acid:cation symporter, whose translation MKKVSGSTMILIAMAAGIVTGFFLGEKGAVFAPLGDIFILLIKMVIIPLVFFSIISGAAALGETKSAGKVGLFTIVYYLGTSAVSVILGLLAGSIFKPGLGVKIPESLMTDASTYAENAEIAGFWETIMGIIPENPFESLVSGNILQILFFALFFGISLSVMPREKQKPVLDILDTVNAGMIWMIRKILMIAPIGVFGLMVNSIALFGMEIMRLVLALLAVFSGTLAIIHFGIIPLLVMVFGRMNPLKFLGGMKETQILAFASASSMATLPVNKQECEDLGVKPEVTSFVLPLGATINMNGNAMLYALTAMFFSQMFGVELGMAQYVAIVLTSVLGAIGTAGVPGPALLVVAVLVAAGIPLAGLPLIFGVDRLFDMMRTSTNVLGDASCAIIVDKMLAGEAAQEEIMDARA comes from the coding sequence ATGAAAAAAGTAAGTGGCAGCACCATGATACTGATCGCAATGGCAGCGGGAATTGTAACCGGCTTCTTCCTGGGGGAAAAAGGCGCTGTTTTTGCGCCCCTGGGGGATATTTTCATTTTGCTGATCAAGATGGTAATTATCCCGCTTGTATTTTTCAGTATTATCTCCGGGGCAGCCGCACTGGGGGAAACCAAATCCGCAGGCAAGGTGGGCCTGTTCACGATTGTATACTATCTGGGAACTTCGGCGGTCTCCGTGATTCTGGGCCTGCTGGCCGGGAGTATCTTCAAGCCGGGTCTGGGTGTAAAGATCCCCGAATCCCTGATGACAGACGCTTCGACCTATGCGGAAAATGCGGAAATCGCGGGATTCTGGGAAACCATCATGGGGATCATTCCTGAAAACCCCTTTGAGTCCCTTGTATCGGGCAATATTCTTCAGATCCTGTTTTTCGCGCTGTTTTTCGGGATATCGCTTTCGGTGATGCCCAGGGAAAAGCAGAAGCCCGTGCTGGATATATTGGATACGGTCAATGCGGGCATGATCTGGATGATCAGAAAAATACTGATGATCGCCCCCATCGGGGTGTTCGGCCTCATGGTCAACTCCATTGCCCTGTTCGGAATGGAAATCATGCGGCTGGTTCTCGCGCTGTTGGCCGTATTTTCAGGCACACTGGCCATCATTCATTTCGGAATCATCCCCCTGCTCGTCATGGTCTTCGGCCGCATGAATCCGCTGAAGTTCCTGGGCGGCATGAAAGAGACGCAGATTCTGGCATTTGCAAGCGCATCCTCCATGGCCACCCTGCCAGTCAACAAACAGGAGTGTGAGGATCTGGGGGTAAAGCCGGAGGTGACCTCCTTTGTGTTGCCGCTCGGGGCGACCATCAACATGAACGGCAACGCCATGCTGTATGCGCTGACAGCCATGTTTTTCTCACAGATGTTCGGTGTGGAGCTGGGAATGGCCCAGTACGTCGCCATTGTCCTGACATCGGTGCTGGGGGCCATCGGAACCGCAGGCGTGCCCGGACCGGCCCTGCTGGTTGTGGCGGTTCTTGTGGCCGCCGGTATTCCGCTGGCGGGTTTGCCGCTCATATTCGGTGTGGACCGTCTCTTTGATATGATGAGAACCTCCACAAATGTGCTGGGGGATGCGTCCTGTGCCATCATTGTGGATAAGATGCTGGCGGGGGAAGCGGCACAGGAAGAGATCATGGATGCCCGCGCATGA
- a CDS encoding transporter substrate-binding domain-containing protein produces the protein MKLMKWSIIAILCVVIRTPCLFAGEIEQIRAKGEIVVSLNKGYPPFSMMTDNQISGLDVDLATLLADYLGVRVRFIRPESYDQQIPRLLAGDSDIIIAAMTRTVERGLKVSFTDPYFEISQAALVQRELVPVGADSYFDLLETDQLRLGVKADTTHEKFALELFPEKAIRRYPTADAAADGLLRGEVNAMVADSPFVRVWRDTHPEHYLKIAALLAPVTKEYYAFAIRQGDPVFLNWLNLFIDQIRIDGTLELLEYEYFEQMPWAKKKAAAKEKLTRAQLLKNKFVARKKAMIEERRKALMKTKPDYD, from the coding sequence ATGAAATTAATGAAATGGTCGATCATCGCAATCCTTTGTGTTGTCATCCGGACACCCTGTCTGTTCGCGGGTGAAATTGAACAGATCCGCGCAAAAGGCGAGATTGTCGTCTCTCTGAATAAGGGGTATCCCCCCTTTTCCATGATGACGGACAATCAGATCAGCGGACTGGACGTTGATCTGGCCACGCTTCTGGCCGACTATCTCGGGGTAAGGGTCCGGTTTATCCGGCCTGAAAGTTATGATCAGCAAATCCCCCGGTTGCTGGCCGGAGATTCGGATATTATCATCGCCGCAATGACGCGCACGGTCGAAAGAGGGCTGAAGGTCAGTTTCACAGACCCGTATTTTGAAATCAGTCAGGCCGCGCTGGTTCAGCGGGAGCTTGTGCCGGTCGGTGCGGATTCCTATTTTGATCTGCTGGAAACGGATCAGCTCAGACTGGGGGTCAAGGCCGACACCACCCATGAAAAATTTGCCCTTGAACTGTTCCCGGAAAAGGCGATCCGACGCTACCCCACAGCCGATGCGGCTGCGGACGGGCTTCTCAGAGGCGAGGTGAATGCAATGGTGGCGGATTCCCCCTTTGTGCGGGTCTGGCGGGATACCCACCCGGAACACTACTTGAAAATCGCCGCACTGCTCGCCCCGGTGACAAAGGAATATTACGCATTTGCGATCCGGCAGGGAGACCCGGTATTTCTCAACTGGCTCAACCTGTTTATCGATCAGATCCGAATTGACGGCACACTGGAACTGCTTGAATATGAGTATTTCGAGCAGATGCCGTGGGCGAAAAAGAAGGCGGCCGCCAAAGAAAAGCTGACCCGTGCGCAGCTTCTGAAAAACAAATTTGTTGCCCGGAAGAAAGCCATGATTGAAGAACGGCGCAAGGCACTGATGAAGACAAAACCGGACTATGATTAG